One window of the Sulfitobacter alexandrii genome contains the following:
- a CDS encoding rhodanese-like domain-containing protein gives MPLTKTAAQMVADARARIEEIDSAVAIAMLDDPNVQFVDLRDPRERDRTGFIPGAFHCPRGMLEFWVDPDSPYFKEVFAQDKKFVFHCASGWRSAISVATLQDMGFEAAHLRDGFGGWEKAGGPVEHKTEK, from the coding sequence CAGATGGTCGCCGACGCCCGCGCCCGGATCGAGGAGATCGACAGCGCGGTCGCCATTGCCATGCTGGACGATCCGAACGTCCAGTTCGTCGATCTGCGCGACCCGCGCGAACGGGATCGCACGGGCTTCATCCCCGGCGCCTTCCACTGCCCGCGCGGCATGCTCGAATTCTGGGTCGATCCGGACAGCCCCTATTTCAAGGAGGTCTTCGCCCAGGACAAGAAATTCGTCTTTCACTGCGCATCCGGCTGGCGCTCGGCCATCTCCGTCGCCACGCTGCAGGACATGGGATTCGAGGCCGCGCACCTGCGCGACGGCTTCGGCGGCTGGGAAAAGGCGGGCGGCCCGGTGGAGCACAAGACCGAAAAGTAA